Proteins found in one Herbiconiux sp. A18JL235 genomic segment:
- the hisG gene encoding ATP phosphoribosyltransferase, with the protein MLKIAVPNKGSLSETAAQMLAEAGYHGRRDSRELVTADPRNGVEFFYLRPRDIATYVGSGALDVGITGRDLLLDSESPATEVAALLFGESTFRFARPQGTSIELSDLQGARVATSYPGLVGAFLKGHGITTSLVRLDGAVESAVRLGVADAVADVVSTGGTLKKAGLEIFGPVILESTAVLISSGSEHPGAETLLRRLQGVLVARQYVLMDYDVPVAQLDAAVALTPGIESPTVSPLHDREWVAVRAMVPRTDTNQVMDALYAVGARAILVSPIHAARI; encoded by the coding sequence ATGCTCAAGATCGCGGTGCCCAACAAGGGCTCCCTCTCCGAAACCGCCGCCCAGATGCTCGCCGAGGCGGGTTATCACGGGCGACGCGACTCACGTGAACTCGTCACGGCCGACCCGCGCAACGGCGTCGAGTTCTTCTACCTGCGCCCGCGCGACATCGCCACCTACGTCGGCTCGGGCGCCCTCGACGTGGGCATCACCGGCCGCGACCTGCTCCTCGACTCCGAGTCGCCCGCCACGGAGGTCGCCGCGCTGCTGTTCGGCGAGTCGACCTTCCGCTTCGCCCGCCCGCAGGGCACGTCGATCGAGCTCTCCGACCTCCAGGGTGCGCGGGTCGCCACCAGCTACCCCGGTCTGGTCGGCGCGTTCCTCAAGGGCCACGGCATCACCACGAGCCTGGTGCGCCTCGACGGCGCCGTCGAGTCCGCGGTGCGACTGGGGGTCGCGGATGCGGTGGCCGACGTGGTCTCCACCGGCGGCACCCTGAAGAAGGCCGGCCTCGAGATCTTCGGCCCGGTCATCCTCGAGTCGACGGCCGTGCTCATCAGCTCGGGCTCGGAGCACCCGGGCGCCGAGACGCTGCTGCGTCGCCTGCAGGGCGTCCTCGTGGCCCGCCAGTACGTGCTCATGGACTACGACGTGCCCGTGGCGCAGCTCGACGCAGCGGTCGCCCTCACGCCGGGCATCGAGTCGCCCACCGTCTCGCCGCTGCACGACCGCGAGTGGGTCGCCGTGCGCGCCATGGTGCCGCGTACCGACACCAACCAGGTGATGGACGCGCTGTACGCCGTCGGCGCCAGGGCGATCCTGGTCAGCCCGATCCACGCGGCGAGGATCTGA
- a CDS encoding RsmB/NOP family class I SAM-dependent RNA methyltransferase — MSESTPARGDGGRRREPRRHGPQRRKPATPRPGPSEVQPARRIALEVISAVRADDAYANLLLPGKIAAAGLAPADAALATELTYGTLRLRGYYDSVIEQASGRPIDEIDGAVRDVLELGAHQILSMRVAQHAAVNESVELARQVASRSATGFVNGVLRAITRTAPEEWLARLTDAAGSDDERLAVSTSHPAWVVRAFRRALVADGVAADEVAAELDDLLVADNTPARLSLAALPGLYDGSGVEPELQPAALSPIGFVAPSGDPAGLDAVREGVLRVQDEGSQLAALALSRARDIESGERWLDLCAGPGGKTAVLAAEARPAGAVVVANEPVPARAGLVRRAVAAVPGAPAVWERDGTTFGDSESEAFDRILVDAPCTGLGALRRRPEARWRKTPADVAELVALQQALLDAAVKALKPGGLLAYVTCSPHVAETRGQVQGLLRRWAGELEQLDAQAVLRRIAGDTLALGAPDPAAQLWPHRNTTDAMFIALFHKPA, encoded by the coding sequence ATGAGCGAGTCGACCCCCGCCCGCGGAGACGGCGGCCGCCGTCGTGAGCCCCGGCGTCACGGGCCCCAGCGACGCAAGCCCGCGACACCTCGACCCGGCCCCTCAGAGGTGCAGCCTGCGCGGAGGATCGCGCTCGAGGTCATCAGCGCGGTGCGTGCCGACGATGCCTACGCGAACCTGCTGCTTCCCGGCAAGATCGCCGCGGCGGGCCTCGCGCCGGCCGACGCCGCGCTCGCCACCGAGTTGACCTACGGCACGCTGCGGCTGCGCGGTTACTACGACTCCGTGATCGAACAGGCCTCCGGGCGGCCGATCGACGAGATCGACGGCGCCGTGCGCGACGTCTTGGAGCTCGGTGCCCACCAGATCCTGTCGATGCGCGTGGCGCAGCACGCGGCGGTGAACGAGTCGGTGGAGCTCGCGCGCCAGGTCGCGTCGCGTTCGGCGACGGGGTTCGTCAACGGTGTGCTGCGGGCGATCACCCGCACCGCGCCCGAGGAGTGGCTCGCCCGACTCACCGACGCGGCCGGAAGCGATGACGAGCGGCTCGCCGTCTCGACCTCGCACCCCGCCTGGGTGGTGAGGGCGTTCCGCCGCGCTCTGGTGGCCGACGGGGTGGCCGCCGACGAGGTAGCGGCCGAGCTCGACGACCTGCTCGTCGCCGACAACACGCCGGCGCGGCTCAGCCTCGCCGCCCTGCCCGGGCTCTACGACGGCAGCGGCGTGGAGCCCGAGCTGCAGCCCGCAGCGCTCTCACCGATCGGCTTCGTCGCCCCCTCGGGCGACCCAGCCGGCCTCGACGCCGTGCGGGAGGGCGTGCTCCGGGTGCAGGACGAGGGCTCGCAGCTCGCCGCCCTCGCCCTCAGCCGGGCGCGCGACATCGAGTCGGGCGAGCGCTGGCTCGACCTCTGCGCCGGCCCCGGCGGCAAGACCGCCGTGCTCGCCGCCGAGGCCCGCCCGGCGGGCGCCGTCGTCGTCGCCAACGAGCCGGTTCCTGCACGCGCCGGCCTGGTGCGCCGCGCCGTCGCCGCCGTGCCCGGCGCTCCCGCGGTGTGGGAACGCGACGGCACGACCTTCGGCGACTCGGAGAGCGAGGCCTTCGACCGCATCCTCGTCGACGCCCCGTGCACCGGCCTCGGTGCGCTCCGCCGTCGCCCTGAGGCGCGCTGGCGCAAGACCCCCGCCGACGTTGCCGAGCTCGTCGCACTGCAGCAGGCCCTGCTCGACGCGGCGGTGAAGGCGCTGAAGCCGGGCGGGCTGCTCGCCTACGTCACCTGCTCACCTCACGTCGCCGAGACCCGAGGCCAGGTGCAAGGCCTACTCCGCCGCTGGGCGGGCGAGCTCGAGCAGCTCGACGCCCAGGCCGTGCTCCGCCGCATCGCGGGCGACACCCTAGCCCTCGGCGCCCCCGACCCCGCCGCCCAGCTCTGGCCACACCGCAACACCACCGACGCCATGTTCATCGCCCTGTTCCACAAGCCCGCCTGA
- a CDS encoding Trp biosynthesis-associated membrane protein, whose translation MAGARRLKVFSILGILLLSALTFLAWSQSWGTLVLVASPTTDTVLDVPGSVAAPALSALGLAGIALAGALAIAGPLVRIVLGALEVLLGVSVLWSAIGALSDPVGAGASVVTTSTGVAGTTSIRELATVGSESAWPAVSVVLGALMVVAGLVVIVTVRRWPAAGRKYQAVTFEAADGRRSSDAGDFFDDEEDEIDEGGGRTAETDAPTRPDDAAARRDAAVDDWDRLTRGSDPTR comes from the coding sequence ATGGCCGGCGCCCGGCGCCTCAAGGTCTTCTCCATCCTCGGCATCCTGCTGCTGTCCGCACTGACCTTCCTCGCCTGGTCGCAGTCGTGGGGCACTCTGGTGCTCGTGGCGTCGCCCACCACCGACACGGTGCTCGACGTGCCTGGCTCGGTCGCCGCGCCCGCGCTCTCGGCGCTGGGGCTCGCCGGCATCGCCCTCGCCGGCGCGCTGGCGATCGCCGGCCCGCTCGTGCGGATCGTGCTGGGCGCGCTCGAGGTGCTGCTCGGCGTGAGCGTGCTCTGGTCGGCGATCGGCGCGCTCTCCGACCCCGTCGGTGCGGGTGCCTCCGTCGTCACCACCAGCACCGGCGTGGCGGGCACGACGTCAATCCGAGAGCTCGCCACGGTGGGCTCCGAGAGCGCGTGGCCCGCGGTCAGCGTCGTGCTGGGCGCCCTGATGGTCGTCGCAGGGCTCGTGGTGATCGTGACCGTGCGGCGCTGGCCCGCCGCCGGCCGCAAGTACCAGGCGGTCACCTTCGAGGCCGCCGACGGGCGCAGGAGCTCCGACGCCGGCGACTTCTTCGACGACGAGGAGGACGAGATCGACGAAGGCGGCGGCAGAACCGCGGAGACCGATGCTCCCACCCGTCCCGACGACGCCGCGGCGAGACGTGACGCGGCCGTCGACGACTGGGACCGCCTGACGCGCGGCTCCGACCCCACCCGATAG
- a CDS encoding phosphoribosyl-ATP diphosphatase: MKTFDELFLELSVKAVERPDGSGTVRELDAGVHTIGKKIVEEAAEVWMAAEYESDENTAEEISQLLYHLQVLMLAKGLTPADVYRHL, translated from the coding sequence GTGAAGACTTTCGACGAGCTGTTCCTCGAGCTCTCCGTCAAGGCCGTGGAGCGGCCCGACGGCTCCGGCACCGTGCGCGAGCTCGACGCCGGTGTGCACACCATCGGCAAGAAGATCGTCGAGGAGGCCGCCGAGGTGTGGATGGCCGCCGAGTACGAGTCCGACGAGAACACCGCCGAGGAGATCTCGCAGCTGCTCTACCACCTCCAGGTGCTCATGCTCGCCAAGGGCCTCACGCCGGCCGACGTCTACCGACATCTGTGA
- the trpC gene encoding indole-3-glycerol phosphate synthase TrpC, whose product MLADLVAGALEDAAERQLTRSLSEVEAAALARPAALDALAALAPAERVKIIAEVKRASPSRGDLAEIPDPAVLASIYAGAGASAISVLTEGRKFKGSLADLEAVRAAVPVPVLRKDFIATEYQVLEARAAGADLVLLIVAALDQPTLERLHAFIRSLGMTPLVETHDAVEVSRAVDLGADLVGVNARDLSTFELDPDLFGRLAERIPAGTVKVAESAVKTPADVAHYRAAGADVVLIGEALVTGADPAATLKEFLSS is encoded by the coding sequence GTGCTCGCCGATCTCGTAGCCGGAGCGCTCGAGGACGCGGCGGAGCGTCAGCTGACCAGGAGTCTCTCCGAGGTCGAAGCCGCAGCCCTCGCGCGCCCCGCAGCCCTCGACGCCCTCGCGGCGCTCGCGCCCGCCGAGCGCGTGAAGATCATCGCCGAGGTCAAGCGCGCGAGCCCCTCGCGCGGAGATCTCGCCGAGATCCCCGATCCCGCCGTGCTCGCCTCGATCTACGCCGGGGCCGGCGCGAGCGCCATCAGCGTGCTCACCGAGGGCCGCAAGTTCAAGGGTTCGCTCGCCGACCTCGAGGCCGTGCGCGCTGCGGTTCCCGTGCCGGTCCTGCGCAAAGACTTCATCGCCACCGAGTATCAGGTGCTGGAGGCGCGTGCCGCCGGCGCCGACCTCGTGCTCCTCATCGTCGCAGCGCTCGATCAGCCGACGCTCGAGCGCCTCCACGCGTTCATCCGCTCGCTCGGCATGACCCCGCTGGTCGAGACGCACGACGCCGTCGAGGTCTCGCGTGCCGTCGACCTGGGTGCCGACCTGGTGGGCGTGAACGCCCGCGACCTCAGCACCTTCGAGCTCGACCCCGACCTGTTCGGCCGCCTCGCCGAGCGCATCCCCGCGGGCACCGTGAAGGTCGCCGAATCCGCCGTCAAGACACCCGCCGATGTGGCGCACTACCGCGCCGCCGGCGCCGATGTCGTGCTCATCGGCGAGGCACTGGTCACCGGTGCCGACCCCGCGGCGACGCTGAAGGAGTTCTTGTCCTCATGA
- the hisF gene encoding imidazole glycerol phosphate synthase subunit HisF, protein MSLAVRVIPCLDVAAGRVVKGVNFENLRDAGDPVELAKLYSEQGADELTFLDVTATVDDRATMYDVVRQTAEQVFIPLTVGGGVRSDADVARLLASGADKVGVNSAAIARPQLIDEIADRFGAQVLVLSLDVKRTAVPGRTPSGFVVTTHGGRRETELDALEWAEEAIRRGAGELLVNSIDADGTKDGFDLELVRLMREVISVPVIASGGAGAVEHFGQAVAAGADAVLAASVFHLREMTVGQVKDELRREGVVVR, encoded by the coding sequence ATGTCGCTCGCCGTCCGCGTCATCCCCTGCCTCGACGTGGCGGCCGGCCGCGTGGTCAAGGGCGTGAACTTCGAGAACCTGCGCGACGCCGGCGACCCGGTCGAGCTCGCGAAGCTGTACTCCGAGCAGGGGGCCGACGAGCTCACCTTCCTCGACGTCACCGCCACCGTCGACGATCGGGCCACCATGTACGACGTGGTGCGCCAGACCGCCGAGCAGGTGTTCATCCCGCTCACGGTGGGCGGGGGAGTGCGCTCCGACGCCGACGTCGCACGCCTGCTCGCCTCGGGAGCCGACAAGGTGGGCGTGAACAGCGCCGCCATCGCCCGCCCGCAGCTCATCGACGAGATCGCCGACCGTTTCGGAGCCCAGGTGCTCGTGCTCTCGCTCGACGTCAAGCGCACCGCCGTGCCCGGGCGTACGCCTTCGGGTTTCGTGGTCACCACCCACGGCGGCCGCCGCGAGACCGAGCTCGACGCGCTCGAGTGGGCCGAGGAGGCCATCCGCCGCGGGGCGGGGGAGCTGCTCGTCAACTCCATCGACGCCGACGGCACCAAAGACGGCTTCGATCTCGAGCTCGTGCGGCTCATGCGCGAGGTGATCAGCGTTCCCGTCATCGCCTCGGGCGGCGCGGGGGCCGTCGAGCACTTCGGCCAGGCCGTCGCCGCGGGGGCGGATGCGGTGCTGGCCGCATCCGTCTTCCACCTCCGTGAGATGACGGTGGGCCAGGTCAAGGACGAACTGAGGAGAGAAGGGGTGGTCGTGCGATGA
- the hisI gene encoding phosphoribosyl-AMP cyclohydrolase yields MSVDDVLERVTFDDKGLLPAIIQQWDTKEVLMLGYMNAEALRRTLTEGRVTFWSRSRQEYWRKGDTSGHVQYVKSAALDCDADTLLVEVDQIGAACHTGARRCFDVDPLEPVVLMGDS; encoded by the coding sequence ATGAGCGTCGACGACGTGCTCGAGCGGGTGACCTTCGACGACAAGGGCCTCCTCCCCGCCATCATCCAGCAGTGGGACACCAAGGAGGTGCTCATGCTCGGCTACATGAACGCCGAGGCGCTCCGCCGCACCCTCACCGAGGGCCGGGTGACCTTCTGGTCGCGGTCGCGCCAGGAGTACTGGCGCAAGGGCGACACCTCGGGGCACGTGCAGTACGTCAAGAGCGCCGCCCTCGACTGCGACGCCGACACGCTCCTCGTCGAGGTCGACCAGATCGGCGCCGCCTGCCACACCGGCGCGCGCCGCTGCTTCGACGTCGACCCGCTCGAGCCGGTCGTGCTGATGGGAGACTCGTAG
- a CDS encoding DUF6704 family protein → MSHEEDELGEGHSVAAWTAVVVSLVGIAIGTVAFFFDIQWLVWAAAGLTLFGFVLGFVLSKAGYGVNGSRTVAKEH, encoded by the coding sequence ATGAGCCACGAAGAGGATGAACTGGGCGAAGGCCACTCCGTCGCTGCATGGACGGCGGTCGTCGTCTCGCTGGTCGGCATCGCGATCGGCACGGTCGCCTTCTTCTTCGACATCCAGTGGCTCGTCTGGGCCGCGGCCGGCCTCACCCTGTTCGGGTTCGTCCTCGGGTTCGTGCTGTCGAAGGCCGGGTACGGCGTGAACGGCTCCCGCACGGTCGCGAAGGAGCACTGA
- a CDS encoding anthranilate synthase component I translates to MTSTSTTSRADFDALHAGHRVIPVIRELYADGETPVGIYRKLADGRPGSFLLESAEQGGIWSRFSFIGVSSFGLLTEQDDRAVWLDLGLPLARVLPEGLPEAPLEALSALYEHWKTPSVPSHPPLTGGLVGFIGWETVRQLERLPNRPPADYRIPSQALSFVSELVVVDHVLGTVQLVVTVLADREEESADELWAESQQRLDALQSALAQPAEAWLATADFGVTAVPDARTERSDFLQAIEVAKAHIREGDIFQVVIGQRFELDCPAHPIDVYRALRTLNPSPYMYLLTLVDTDGTPYQIVGSSPEALVKVEKGRAHTHPIAGSRPRGDTPQHDLELERELLADDKEKAEHLMLVDLARNDLLKVCEASSVEVTEFMRVERFSHIMHIVSSVEGQLRDGVDAIDVFKATFPAGTLSGAPKPRALEIIDELEPAQRGLYGGVVGYFAFGGDADVAIAIRTATIRDGVARVQAGGGLVADSDPASEFQESVNKAAAPLRAVAVANAMTRVR, encoded by the coding sequence ATGACCTCCACCTCCACGACCTCCCGGGCCGACTTCGACGCGCTCCACGCCGGGCACCGCGTGATCCCGGTGATCCGCGAGCTGTACGCCGACGGCGAGACCCCCGTCGGCATCTACCGCAAGCTCGCCGACGGCCGTCCCGGCAGCTTCCTCCTCGAGTCGGCCGAGCAGGGCGGTATCTGGTCGCGCTTCTCATTCATCGGCGTGTCGAGCTTCGGTCTGCTCACCGAGCAGGACGACAGGGCGGTCTGGCTCGACCTCGGCCTGCCGCTTGCACGCGTGCTGCCCGAGGGCCTCCCCGAGGCGCCGCTCGAGGCGCTCAGCGCGCTCTACGAGCACTGGAAGACCCCGTCGGTGCCCTCGCACCCGCCCCTCACCGGCGGTCTCGTGGGCTTCATCGGCTGGGAGACCGTCCGGCAGCTGGAGCGCCTCCCCAACCGCCCCCCGGCCGACTACCGCATCCCGAGCCAGGCGCTGTCGTTCGTCTCGGAGCTCGTGGTGGTCGACCACGTGCTCGGCACCGTGCAGCTCGTCGTGACCGTGCTCGCCGACCGCGAGGAGGAGAGCGCCGACGAGCTCTGGGCGGAGTCGCAGCAGCGGCTCGACGCCCTGCAGTCGGCTCTCGCCCAGCCCGCCGAGGCCTGGCTCGCCACCGCCGACTTCGGCGTGACGGCGGTTCCGGATGCGCGCACCGAGCGCTCCGACTTCCTGCAGGCCATCGAGGTGGCCAAGGCGCACATCCGCGAGGGCGACATCTTCCAGGTGGTGATCGGCCAGCGCTTCGAGCTCGACTGCCCCGCGCACCCGATCGACGTCTACCGGGCGCTGCGCACCCTGAACCCGAGCCCGTACATGTACCTGCTCACGCTCGTCGACACCGACGGCACCCCGTACCAGATCGTGGGTTCCAGCCCCGAGGCGCTCGTGAAGGTGGAGAAGGGGCGGGCGCACACGCACCCGATCGCCGGGTCCCGCCCGCGTGGCGACACGCCGCAGCACGACCTCGAGCTCGAGCGGGAGCTGCTCGCCGACGACAAGGAGAAGGCCGAGCACCTCATGCTCGTCGACCTCGCACGCAACGACCTGCTGAAGGTCTGCGAAGCGTCGTCGGTGGAGGTGACCGAGTTCATGCGGGTCGAGCGGTTCAGCCACATCATGCACATCGTCTCCTCCGTCGAGGGCCAGCTGCGCGACGGCGTCGACGCGATCGACGTGTTCAAGGCGACCTTCCCCGCCGGCACGCTCTCGGGCGCGCCGAAGCCGCGGGCGCTCGAGATCATCGACGAGCTCGAGCCCGCGCAGCGCGGCCTCTACGGCGGCGTCGTCGGGTACTTCGCGTTCGGGGGCGATGCCGACGTGGCGATCGCCATCCGCACCGCCACCATCCGCGACGGCGTCGCCCGTGTTCAAGCCGGCGGCGGTCTCGTCGCCGACTCCGACCCGGCGAGCGAGTTCCAGGAGTCGGTGAACAAGGCCGCCGCTCCGCTGCGCGCGGTCGCCGTGGCGAACGCCATGACGAGGGTGCGCTGA